A single Tenacibaculum sp. 190524A02b DNA region contains:
- a CDS encoding calcium/sodium antiporter, with the protein MSILYIIIGLVLLVLGGNWLLKAAVGLSLRLNIPKIVIGMTVVSFATSAPELIVSVKSALDGATGLAVGNVIGSNIANLALVLGITIILSPIDVEKSFYKTDWPVMMIASGLLYFFIVNDRVIQSYEGMILFAALVAFLVYLLRFQKQAVVDEMPEDDEELPLYKVVLFLAIGGLGLWGGSELLINGSVTLAKNLGVSDAVIGVTVVSVGTSIPELAASIIAVLNKEKAISLGNLLGSNVFNILAVLGITSMITPVEVKADALSLINNDIYWMLAISFAVLPLVFIPKGMRLGWRDGVVLLASYVTFVYLTIA; encoded by the coding sequence ATGAGTATTCTTTACATTATTATAGGGTTGGTTTTATTAGTTTTAGGAGGGAATTGGTTGTTAAAAGCTGCTGTAGGTTTGTCTTTACGTTTAAACATACCTAAAATAGTGATTGGAATGACAGTGGTTTCTTTTGCAACTTCAGCGCCAGAATTAATCGTAAGTGTTAAATCTGCGTTAGATGGTGCAACTGGTTTAGCTGTAGGAAATGTAATAGGATCTAATATTGCAAACTTAGCACTGGTATTAGGAATTACGATTATACTATCTCCTATTGATGTAGAAAAAAGTTTCTATAAAACAGATTGGCCTGTAATGATGATAGCTTCAGGGTTATTGTATTTTTTTATTGTAAATGACAGAGTAATACAATCCTACGAAGGAATGATTTTATTTGCTGCGTTAGTAGCTTTTTTAGTGTATCTATTAAGGTTTCAAAAGCAAGCTGTAGTAGATGAAATGCCTGAGGACGATGAGGAATTGCCCTTGTATAAAGTAGTATTATTTTTAGCTATTGGAGGTTTAGGTTTGTGGGGTGGTTCTGAATTATTGATTAACGGATCAGTAACTTTAGCTAAAAATTTAGGAGTAAGTGATGCGGTAATTGGAGTAACAGTAGTTTCAGTAGGAACAAGTATCCCAGAGCTAGCAGCTTCTATTATTGCGGTATTAAATAAAGAAAAAGCAATTTCACTAGGAAACTTACTTGGTTCTAATGTGTTTAATATTTTGGCTGTTTTAGGAATCACATCTATGATAACACCTGTTGAGGTAAAAGCAGATGCATTAAGCTTAATTAATAATGATATCTATTGGATGTTAGCTATATCTTTTGCAGTATTACCATTGGTATTTATTCCAAAAGGAATGCGTTTAGGGTGGAGAGATGGTGTAGTGTTGTTAGCAAGTTATGTAACCTTTGTGTATCTAACCATAGCCTAA
- a CDS encoding SsrA-binding protein: MKLQVFKVLAKLNKIILPSFTKRQLDITKASKFQLAIIGWRAYVTKNSLS, encoded by the coding sequence ATGAAATTACAAGTATTTAAAGTACTAGCTAAACTTAATAAGATCATTTTACCGTCTTTCACCAAAAGACAGTTGGACATTACAAAAGCCTCTAAATTTCAATTAGCTATTATTGGTTGGAGGGCTTATGTTACTAAAAATTCTTTATCATAA
- a CDS encoding putative signal transducing protein, whose amino-acid sequence MTNYINVFTGSTILVNRLAYLLQEIKIPFIIKNDKESGRLAGFGTTGDAVELHIFDSDYEATKNLIENFKKEIEK is encoded by the coding sequence ATGACAAATTATATTAATGTTTTTACTGGATCAACGATTCTTGTAAATCGTTTGGCCTACTTATTACAAGAAATTAAAATACCTTTTATTATTAAAAACGACAAAGAATCTGGAAGATTGGCTGGTTTTGGCACTACTGGAGATGCTGTAGAGTTACATATTTTTGATTCTGATTATGAAGCTACTAAAAACTTAATTGAAAATTTTAAAAAAGAAATTGAAAAATAA
- a CDS encoding T9SS type A sorting domain-containing protein, with amino-acid sequence MKKIILLILLINKMTLAQNTFVPDDNFERALIQQGYDSEPLDDYVPTANISTIKSLSIQLKGIEDLTGIEEFTSLEELDVTDNFLTSIDVSKNKKLTRLLISDNQLTELNISKNVALTQLYINNNRLTSLNVTNNIALKNLGLSNNNISDIDLSKNTLLSTLHLSENKITNIDISKNTLLSLFFIYKNSLTSLDVSKNPSLSTLNIHNNQISTIDITKNIALKKLIASGNKLEVIDISNNTALEHLDLTSNMLNQLGTSKNTKLIFLLISDNKLTQLDISKNFVLQNLYVYTNQLNHLDLSKNIKLTHFFGDYNNFTDLNISKNTELNFISLRYNQLKSLDISKNINLNGLYIDFNQLTHFDISNNAKLDFFEINNNLLTSLNLKSGNYKNLSPVMFQNPNLTCIQVDDETYSNTHWRSQKDISASFKENCTTASLKEITLVDFNIFPNPTKNYLKLQTRFSIEKTEIYNLQGQIVATYNTNTPITISSLANGIYLLKAYTKNGNSSVKRFIKY; translated from the coding sequence ATGAAAAAAATTATACTATTAATATTGCTTATCAATAAAATGACATTAGCACAAAACACTTTTGTCCCTGATGATAATTTTGAACGTGCTTTAATTCAACAAGGGTATGATAGTGAACCTTTAGATGATTATGTACCCACCGCAAACATTAGCACCATTAAAAGCTTATCTATTCAACTTAAAGGAATTGAAGACCTAACTGGTATTGAAGAGTTCACAAGCTTAGAAGAGCTAGATGTTACCGATAACTTTTTAACCAGCATTGATGTTTCTAAAAACAAAAAACTTACAAGACTATTAATAAGTGACAATCAACTTACTGAACTAAATATTTCAAAAAATGTCGCTTTGACACAACTTTATATCAACAACAATAGGCTTACTAGTTTAAATGTTACGAACAACATTGCTTTAAAAAACCTAGGTTTAAGTAACAATAATATTAGTGATATTGACCTTTCTAAAAACACTTTACTATCAACACTTCACTTATCTGAAAATAAAATTACCAACATTGATATTTCTAAAAACACATTGCTATCCTTATTTTTCATTTATAAAAACTCACTTACTTCCTTAGATGTTTCTAAAAATCCTTCTCTTTCTACGTTAAATATTCATAATAATCAGATTTCAACCATAGATATTACTAAAAATATTGCTTTAAAGAAACTGATTGCTTCAGGGAATAAATTGGAAGTTATAGATATTTCCAACAATACAGCTTTAGAACATCTTGACCTGACATCTAACATGCTGAATCAATTAGGCACTTCTAAAAACACGAAACTTATTTTCCTTTTAATTTCAGACAATAAGCTTACTCAATTAGACATTTCCAAGAATTTTGTTTTACAGAACCTATATGTTTATACTAATCAATTAAACCACCTAGATTTATCAAAAAATATCAAACTAACTCACTTTTTTGGCGATTATAATAATTTTACCGACCTTAATATTTCTAAAAACACCGAGTTAAATTTTATCAGCTTAAGATATAATCAACTAAAAAGTTTAGACATTTCTAAAAATATTAATTTAAATGGTTTATATATTGACTTTAATCAATTAACTCATTTTGACATTTCTAACAATGCGAAGCTGGATTTTTTTGAAATAAATAACAACTTATTGACTTCTTTAAATTTAAAAAGCGGCAATTATAAAAACCTTAGCCCTGTTATGTTTCAAAACCCTAATTTAACATGCATACAGGTAGATGACGAAACTTATAGCAATACACATTGGAGGAGTCAAAAAGATATCAGTGCTAGTTTCAAAGAAAATTGCACAACTGCCTCTTTAAAAGAAATTACTTTGGTAGACTTTAATATCTTCCCAAACCCAACTAAAAACTACCTTAAGTTACAAACTAGGTTCTCTATTGAAAAAACTGAAATTTACAACCTACAAGGACAAATTGTTGCTACTTATAATACAAACACTCCAATAACAATTTCTTCTTTAGCTAACGGCATCTACCTTCTTAAAGCCTACACTAAGAATGGGAATTCAAGTGTAAAACGCTTTATTAAATACTAA
- a CDS encoding glycogen synthase, with amino-acid sequence MKILHTSFECYPIAKVGGLADVVGALPKYQHDLNTSPTVVMPFYKNTFVKKQKLEAISNGKIDINGQQSDYTILKVTTKNKPYELYLIQIENLLDTEEVYGYEDETNRCLGFQLALLDWIINNELSFDVIHCHDHHTSLIPFFINYCNNYKELENTPTVLTIHNAQYQGHFSHDKLDTLPPFDFKDVGILDWYGAINPLAAGIKCASKVNTVSPSYMEELKENANGLEGLLRSESEKCTGILNGIDTSVWNPETDNMLVKNYKQSNVISGKRANKKELCDKYGLNIDYPLFGFIGRLVGEKSADLLPEVIQQALQEHPKINILVLGSGHEEIEKQLIDLKEEFKGNFNTHIGYDEKLAHLVYAGADFLLMPSRVEPCGLNQMYSLQYGTIPIVRRTGGLKDTVVDIGDDGFGICHDQASVWDICYSIKRAIALYHDKDAFRKIQKRIMKIDHSWTKSAQEYIELYKSI; translated from the coding sequence ATGAAAATTCTTCACACAAGTTTTGAGTGTTATCCAATAGCCAAAGTTGGAGGCCTTGCCGATGTAGTAGGCGCTTTGCCAAAATATCAACACGACTTGAACACGTCCCCCACTGTGGTTATGCCTTTTTATAAAAACACGTTTGTTAAAAAGCAAAAACTAGAAGCAATTAGTAATGGTAAAATTGACATTAACGGACAACAATCTGATTATACAATTTTAAAAGTTACTACTAAAAACAAACCATACGAGTTATACCTTATTCAAATAGAAAATCTTTTGGATACCGAAGAAGTTTATGGTTATGAAGACGAAACTAATAGATGTTTAGGTTTTCAGTTAGCTTTATTAGACTGGATTATTAATAATGAACTATCTTTTGATGTTATCCATTGTCACGACCATCATACTTCTTTAATTCCTTTTTTTATTAATTACTGTAATAACTACAAGGAATTAGAAAACACACCTACCGTATTAACCATTCATAACGCCCAATATCAAGGTCACTTTTCTCATGATAAATTAGACACTTTGCCTCCTTTTGATTTTAAAGACGTAGGAATTTTAGATTGGTATGGTGCTATCAACCCTTTAGCAGCTGGTATAAAGTGCGCCTCAAAAGTAAACACAGTTTCTCCTTCCTACATGGAAGAGTTAAAAGAAAATGCTAATGGGCTTGAAGGTTTACTGAGAAGTGAAAGTGAAAAATGTACTGGTATTTTAAATGGTATTGATACGTCTGTATGGAATCCAGAAACAGACAATATGCTGGTTAAAAACTATAAACAAAGTAATGTGATATCAGGAAAAAGAGCCAATAAAAAAGAATTGTGCGATAAATACGGATTAAACATTGATTACCCTTTATTTGGCTTCATAGGAAGATTAGTTGGTGAAAAATCGGCCGATTTATTACCTGAAGTTATACAACAAGCCTTACAAGAACACCCAAAAATAAACATACTTGTATTGGGTTCTGGACATGAGGAAATAGAAAAACAATTAATTGACTTAAAAGAAGAATTTAAAGGCAACTTTAATACTCATATTGGATACGATGAAAAATTAGCACATTTAGTATATGCGGGTGCTGACTTTTTGTTAATGCCTTCTAGAGTTGAGCCTTGCGGACTGAATCAAATGTATTCATTACAATACGGAACCATTCCTATTGTTAGAAGAACGGGAGGTTTAAAAGATACTGTAGTAGACATAGGAGATGATGGTTTTGGTATTTGTCATGATCAAGCTTCAGTATGGGACATCTGTTATTCTATTAAAAGAGCAATTGCATTGTATCATGACAAAGATGCTTTTAGAAAAATTCAAAAACGCATCATGAAAATAGATCATTCATGGACTAAATCTGCTCAAGAATACATAGAACTTTATAAATCAATCTAA